The Streptomyces europaeiscabiei genome window below encodes:
- a CDS encoding APC family permease translates to MSVLTIEPGEAPAAEEPPDTGERHRLTAVTGLAALSLDAMASVAYGPEAIVLVLAAAGAHGLGFTLPVTLAIAGLLAVLVASYRQVIAAFPDGGGSYAVAKTHLGARTSLVAAASLVLDYVLNVAVAVTAGVAALTSAFPSLYGDRLLLCLVVLVLITAVNLRGIVESAKAFIVPTAVFVVSILILIAVGLFRSAPVSTATAAGHASVLADNATTVGALLLLKAFASGCSALTGVEALANAVPSFRVPRVKRAQRAEVALGAVLGVMLIGLSVLISRFHLQPVEGVTVLAQLADASLGHNWAFYVIQFATMILLALSANTSFGGLPVLLKLLARDNYLPHVFALKADRQVHRHGVLALSLISAALLVFSGGDTNTLVPLFAIGVFVGFTIAQVGMVRHWREERGTGWRGKALLNGFGAVLTGVSAVVVTATKFEEGAWLIVIALPLLVAAFTAVHRAYGRIGERLGLGRIPEPPHRDRSVVIVPVSNLSRLTCEAINAAASLGDEVRAVTVCHSDPEDRAHAAALARDWARWDPGVPLIPLTSERRSLGRPIAAYVGETAAAEPGARVTVLIAEVEPDRLWQRLLQNQRGAVVAHAVRKDTDAVICRLRFRI, encoded by the coding sequence ATGTCTGTCCTGACCATCGAGCCGGGCGAGGCCCCCGCCGCCGAGGAACCGCCCGATACCGGTGAACGGCACCGGCTGACCGCTGTCACCGGCCTGGCCGCTCTCTCGCTGGACGCGATGGCGTCGGTGGCGTACGGCCCCGAGGCGATCGTCCTGGTGCTGGCCGCCGCCGGCGCGCACGGGCTCGGGTTCACGCTGCCGGTGACGCTGGCGATCGCCGGGCTGCTCGCGGTGCTGGTCGCCTCGTACCGGCAGGTCATCGCGGCCTTCCCGGACGGCGGGGGTTCGTACGCCGTGGCGAAGACGCACCTCGGGGCGCGCACCAGCCTGGTGGCCGCCGCCTCCCTGGTCCTCGACTACGTACTCAATGTCGCCGTCGCCGTGACTGCGGGTGTCGCCGCCCTGACCTCGGCGTTTCCCTCCCTGTACGGCGACCGGCTGTTGCTGTGCCTCGTGGTCCTGGTGCTGATCACCGCGGTGAACCTGCGTGGGATCGTGGAGTCGGCGAAGGCGTTCATCGTGCCGACCGCCGTGTTCGTCGTCTCGATTCTGATCCTGATCGCGGTCGGGCTGTTCCGGTCGGCGCCCGTCAGTACGGCCACCGCGGCCGGGCATGCCTCCGTCCTCGCGGACAACGCCACCACCGTCGGGGCCCTGCTCCTGCTGAAAGCTTTCGCCTCGGGCTGTTCGGCGCTCACCGGTGTGGAGGCCCTCGCCAACGCCGTGCCGTCCTTCCGGGTGCCACGGGTCAAGCGGGCGCAGCGTGCGGAGGTGGCGCTGGGGGCCGTGCTCGGGGTGATGCTGATCGGGCTGTCGGTGCTGATCTCGCGCTTCCACCTCCAGCCGGTCGAGGGCGTCACCGTCCTGGCCCAGCTCGCGGACGCCTCGCTCGGGCACAACTGGGCTTTCTACGTCATCCAGTTCGCGACGATGATCCTGCTCGCCCTGTCCGCGAACACGTCCTTCGGCGGTCTCCCGGTGCTGCTGAAGCTCCTCGCCCGGGACAACTACCTGCCGCACGTCTTCGCACTGAAGGCCGACCGCCAGGTCCACCGCCACGGCGTACTGGCGCTGTCCCTGATCTCCGCCGCGCTGCTGGTCTTCTCCGGCGGTGACACCAACACTCTCGTGCCGCTGTTCGCCATCGGTGTCTTCGTCGGCTTCACGATCGCCCAGGTCGGCATGGTCCGGCACTGGCGCGAGGAGCGTGGGACGGGCTGGCGGGGCAAGGCGCTGCTGAACGGCTTCGGCGCCGTCCTGACGGGTGTGTCGGCCGTGGTCGTGACGGCGACGAAGTTCGAGGAGGGCGCCTGGCTGATCGTGATCGCCCTGCCGCTGCTGGTCGCCGCCTTCACGGCCGTGCACCGCGCCTACGGCCGGATCGGCGAGCGGCTGGGCCTGGGCCGGATCCCCGAGCCGCCGCACCGCGACCGTTCCGTGGTGATCGTGCCCGTGTCGAACCTGTCCCGGCTGACCTGCGAGGCCATCAACGCCGCCGCCTCCCTCGGCGACGAGGTGCGCGCGGTCACCGTCTGCCACTCCGACCCCGAGGACCGTGCCCACGCGGCCGCCCTGGCCCGCGACTGGGCCCGCTGGGACCCCGGCGTGCCGCTGATCCCGCTCACCTCCGAGCGCCGCTCCCTGGGCCGCCCGATCGCCGCCTACGTGGGCGAGACGGCCGCTGCCGAGCCCGGTGCCCGAGTGACCGTGCTGATCGCCGAGGTCGAGCCGGACCGGCTGTGGCAGCGGCTGCTGCAGAACCAGCGGGGCGCCGTGGTCGCCCACGCCGTGCGGAAGGACACGGACGCGGTGATCTGCCGACTGCGATTCCGTATCTGA
- a CDS encoding DUF1048 domain-containing protein, which yields MGIQDIIEGKKQWRAHTARVKALPQDYRIVYKEMQKYLFKIGPIDLPDGPLLPGIVDFFEEGVAAGKGVLELVGNDVAAFCDDLVKDSPTYADVYQESISGESGTAGK from the coding sequence GTGGGCATCCAGGACATCATCGAGGGCAAGAAGCAGTGGCGGGCACACACGGCTCGGGTCAAGGCACTTCCGCAGGACTACCGGATCGTCTACAAGGAGATGCAGAAGTACCTGTTCAAGATCGGACCGATCGACCTGCCTGACGGGCCCCTGCTCCCCGGGATCGTCGACTTCTTCGAGGAGGGCGTCGCCGCGGGCAAGGGGGTCCTGGAACTCGTCGGCAACGACGTCGCCGCGTTCTGCGACGACCTGGTCAAGGACTCTCCCACCTATGCGGACGTCTACCAGGAATCCATCAGCGGGGAATCCGGCACAGCCGGGAAGTGA
- a CDS encoding sensor histidine kinase KdpD, which yields MARGKLRIYLGAAPGVGKTYAMLSEAHRRVERGTDCVVAFVEHHHRPRTEVMLHGLEQIPRRELEYRGTVFTEMDVDAVLARNPRVALVDELPHTNIPGSRNTKRWQDVEELLAAGIDVISTVNIQHLESLGDVVESITGIRQQETVPDEVVRRADQIELVDMSPAALRRRMAHGNIYKPDKVDAALSNYFRPGNLTALRELALLWVADRVDEYLNEYRSEHQVSKIWGSRERIVVGLTGGPEGRTLIRRAARLAEKGAGGEVMAVYIARSDGLTSASPKELAVQRTLVEDLGGTFHHVIGENISTALLDFARGVNATQIVLGVSRRRGWQYVFGPGVGATVARESGPDLDVHLITHDEAGKGRGLPVARSARLGRSRVIWGWLVGVAGPALLTLLLTGVTPSVGLANDMLLFLTLTVAAALLGGLYPALASAVVGSLLLNWFFTPPIHTLTIADPKNIVAIAIFVGVAVSVASVVDLAARRTHQAARLRAESEILSVLAGSVLRGENSLESLLERVRETFGMESVALLERASDVDPWTCAGSVGTRTAVARPEDADVDMPVSDRMALALSGRVLPAEDQRVLAAFAAQAAVVLDRRRLQSEADQSRALAEGNRIRTALLAAVSHDLRTPLAGIKAAVSSLRSDDVDWSEEDRAELLEGIEEGADRLDNLVGNLLDMSRLQTGTVTTLIREIDLDEVVPMALGGVPEDSVELDIPETLPMVAVDPGLLERSVANLVENAVKYSPAEERVLVSASAMADRVEIRVVDRGPGVPDDAKDRIFEPFQRYGDAPRGAGVGLGLAVARGFAEAMGGTLAAEDTPGGGLTMVLSLPAASDVHPVRPELPATATS from the coding sequence ATGGCACGCGGCAAGCTTCGGATTTACCTCGGTGCGGCACCGGGCGTCGGCAAGACCTACGCGATGCTGTCCGAGGCGCACCGTCGCGTCGAGCGGGGCACGGACTGCGTGGTCGCCTTCGTGGAGCACCACCACCGGCCGCGCACCGAGGTGATGCTGCACGGCCTGGAACAGATCCCGCGCAGGGAACTGGAGTACCGGGGAACCGTCTTCACCGAGATGGACGTGGACGCGGTGCTCGCCCGGAACCCCCGGGTGGCCCTCGTCGACGAGCTGCCCCACACCAACATCCCCGGCTCGCGCAACACCAAGCGCTGGCAGGACGTCGAGGAACTCCTCGCGGCCGGCATCGACGTGATCTCGACCGTCAACATCCAGCACCTGGAGTCGCTGGGCGACGTCGTCGAGTCCATCACCGGCATCCGGCAGCAGGAGACCGTACCGGACGAGGTCGTCCGACGGGCCGACCAGATCGAGCTGGTCGACATGTCCCCGGCGGCACTGCGCCGGCGTATGGCACACGGCAACATCTACAAGCCGGACAAGGTCGACGCGGCCCTGTCCAACTACTTCCGCCCGGGCAACCTGACCGCACTGCGCGAGCTGGCGCTGCTGTGGGTCGCCGACCGGGTGGACGAGTACCTGAACGAGTACCGCAGCGAGCACCAGGTGTCGAAGATCTGGGGCTCCCGCGAGCGGATCGTCGTCGGGCTGACCGGTGGGCCCGAGGGCCGCACGCTGATCCGGCGGGCCGCGCGGCTCGCGGAGAAGGGGGCCGGCGGCGAGGTCATGGCCGTCTACATCGCCCGCAGCGACGGCCTGACCTCCGCGTCACCGAAGGAACTGGCCGTCCAGCGCACCCTCGTGGAGGACCTGGGCGGCACCTTCCACCACGTCATCGGGGAGAACATATCGACGGCGCTCCTGGACTTCGCGCGCGGTGTGAACGCCACACAGATCGTCCTCGGGGTGTCGCGCCGCAGGGGCTGGCAGTACGTCTTCGGTCCGGGCGTCGGCGCGACGGTGGCCCGTGAGTCGGGGCCCGACCTCGACGTCCACCTGATCACACACGACGAGGCGGGCAAGGGGCGCGGACTGCCCGTGGCCCGCAGTGCGCGGCTCGGCCGGTCCCGGGTCATCTGGGGCTGGCTGGTAGGCGTGGCCGGACCGGCCCTCCTGACGCTGCTGCTCACCGGCGTCACGCCTTCGGTCGGCCTGGCCAACGACATGCTGCTGTTCCTGACCCTGACGGTGGCCGCGGCCCTGCTCGGCGGGCTCTACCCGGCCCTGGCCTCGGCGGTGGTGGGCTCCCTGCTGCTGAACTGGTTCTTCACCCCGCCCATCCACACCCTGACGATCGCCGACCCCAAGAACATCGTTGCCATCGCCATCTTCGTCGGCGTCGCCGTGTCGGTGGCCTCCGTGGTGGACCTCGCGGCCCGGCGCACGCATCAGGCGGCGCGGCTGCGCGCCGAGTCGGAGATCCTCTCCGTGCTGGCGGGCAGTGTGCTGCGCGGGGAGAACAGCCTGGAGTCGCTGCTGGAGCGGGTCCGGGAGACCTTCGGGATGGAGTCGGTCGCCCTGCTGGAGCGGGCCAGTGACGTCGATCCGTGGACCTGCGCGGGCAGCGTGGGCACGCGAACGGCGGTCGCACGGCCGGAGGACGCGGACGTCGACATGCCGGTCAGCGACCGGATGGCGCTGGCTCTTTCGGGGCGGGTGCTGCCGGCCGAGGACCAGCGGGTGCTCGCCGCGTTCGCCGCACAGGCCGCGGTGGTCCTGGATCGCCGGCGGCTCCAGTCCGAGGCCGACCAGTCGCGTGCGCTGGCCGAGGGCAACCGCATCCGTACGGCGCTGCTCGCCGCCGTCAGCCATGACCTCCGTACACCCCTGGCGGGCATAAAAGCCGCTGTCTCCTCGCTCAGATCCGATGACGTGGACTGGTCCGAGGAGGACCGGGCGGAGCTGCTCGAAGGCATAGAGGAGGGTGCGGACCGTCTCGACAATCTCGTGGGCAATCTGCTGGACATGTCCCGGCTGCAGACCGGCACGGTCACCACGCTGATCCGCGAGATCGACCTCGACGAGGTGGTGCCGATGGCACTGGGCGGCGTACCCGAGGACAGCGTCGAACTCGACATCCCCGAGACCCTGCCGATGGTCGCCGTCGACCCCGGGCTCCTTGAACGCTCGGTCGCCAACCTGGTCGAGAACGCGGTGAAGTACAGCCCTGCCGAGGAGCGGGTCCTGGTGTCGGCGTCTGCGATGGCCGATCGGGTGGAGATCCGGGTGGTGGACCGTGGCCCGGGTGTCCCGGACGATGCCAAGGACCGCATCTTCGAGCCGTTCCAGCGGTACGGGGATGCGCCGCGCGGAGCCGGGGTGGGCCTGGGTCTGGCGGTGGCGCGCGGCTTCGCGGAGGCGATGGGCGGCACCCTCGCCGCTGAGGACACCCCCGGCGGCGGCCTCACCATGGTCCTTTCCCTCCCGGCAGCGTCCGACGTTCACCCGGTCCGCCCCGAGCTTCCGGCTACCGCCACTTCCTGA
- a CDS encoding DUF4118 domain-containing protein, with protein MTGYPLRDRLALAAGLVGPFLVALALVPFRTDLSRTNAALILVVAVVAVAALGSRVAGVLAALSATAWYDFFLTRPYQTFDINASGDIETAVLLLIVGLIVSQLAARARRLEVITVTDADHLRRIHETAALAQSANSADTVVDHVRGQLTELLGLRACRFEYGTLMGRPPRLEQDGNIAVGRRRWDVDAGGWPDGEIELRTYGNGHYLGRFMLTPGQGAVPPLRARLVAVTLADQTGAALDTAGPVQDG; from the coding sequence ATGACCGGTTATCCGCTCCGGGACAGGCTCGCCCTGGCGGCGGGGCTCGTGGGACCGTTCCTGGTGGCACTCGCACTCGTGCCCTTCCGTACCGACCTGTCCCGCACCAACGCCGCGCTGATTCTCGTCGTGGCCGTCGTCGCAGTCGCCGCTCTCGGGAGCCGCGTGGCCGGCGTGCTCGCCGCGCTGTCGGCGACGGCCTGGTACGACTTCTTCCTCACCCGCCCGTACCAGACCTTCGACATCAACGCCTCCGGTGACATCGAGACGGCGGTGCTTCTGCTGATCGTCGGCCTGATCGTGTCCCAGCTCGCGGCCCGTGCCCGCCGCCTGGAAGTGATCACGGTGACGGACGCCGACCACCTCCGGCGCATCCACGAGACCGCCGCACTCGCCCAGTCGGCCAACTCCGCGGACACAGTGGTCGACCACGTCCGGGGCCAGCTGACCGAACTGCTCGGCCTGCGTGCCTGCCGCTTCGAGTACGGCACCCTCATGGGTCGGCCACCCCGCCTGGAGCAGGACGGGAACATCGCGGTCGGCCGCCGGCGCTGGGACGTCGACGCCGGCGGCTGGCCGGACGGCGAGATCGAACTGCGCACGTACGGCAACGGCCACTACCTCGGCCGTTTCATGCTCACGCCCGGTCAGGGTGCCGTCCCGCCGCTCCGGGCTCGCCTTGTCGCGGTCACCCTCGCCGACCAGACGGGCGCGGCCCTCGACACGGCGGGGCCGGTACAGGACGGCTGA
- a CDS encoding response regulator transcription factor, translating into MTRVLVVEDDPQLVRALVINLQARQYGVDPAPDGATALRLAAARQPDVVLLDLGLPDMDGVDVIKALRGWTRVPILVLSARRASDEKVAALDAGADDYVTKPFSMDELLARLRAAVRRTESTPLAPETVLVTTDDFTIDLLAKKATRDGHDIRLTPTEWHLLEILVTNPGRLVTQKHLLQEVWGVTQSNKTNYLRVYMAQLRRKLESDPSHPRYLITEPGMGYRFEG; encoded by the coding sequence ATGACCCGGGTTCTGGTGGTGGAGGACGACCCTCAGCTCGTCCGGGCTCTGGTGATCAACCTGCAGGCCCGCCAGTACGGAGTGGACCCGGCGCCCGACGGCGCCACCGCGCTCCGCCTCGCCGCCGCTCGCCAGCCCGACGTGGTCCTCCTCGATCTGGGCCTGCCCGACATGGACGGCGTGGACGTCATCAAGGCTCTGCGCGGCTGGACCCGCGTACCGATCCTGGTCCTGTCCGCCCGCCGGGCCTCCGACGAGAAGGTGGCCGCTCTGGACGCGGGCGCCGACGACTACGTCACCAAGCCGTTCAGCATGGACGAACTGCTGGCCCGGCTCCGCGCGGCCGTCCGCCGCACCGAGTCGACACCGCTCGCCCCCGAAACCGTCCTGGTGACGACGGACGACTTCACCATCGACCTGCTTGCCAAGAAGGCCACCCGGGACGGACACGACATACGACTCACCCCGACCGAGTGGCACCTGCTGGAGATCCTGGTCACCAACCCCGGTCGGCTGGTCACGCAGAAGCACCTGCTCCAGGAGGTCTGGGGGGTCACACAGAGCAACAAGACCAACTATCTACGGGTCTACATGGCCCAACTGCGCCGCAAGCTTGAGTCGGACCCCTCTCACCCCCGCTATCTCATCACCGAGCCCGGCATGGGATACCGCTTCGAAGGCTGA
- the kdpA gene encoding potassium-transporting ATPase subunit KdpA has translation MGPVLAGMLQLLALIAALALAYVPLGDYMAKVYSSDKHWRVEKWIYKGIGANPNTEMRWPAYLRGVLAFSAVSVLFLYLLQRLQGVLPGSLGFSSIDPDQAFNTAVSFVTNTNWQSYYGEQAMGHLVQTGGLAVQNFVSAAVGIAVAVALVRGFARSRTGELGNFWSDLVRGVVRILLPFSVVVAVVLVACGVIQNFSGIHEVGQFMGGSQQWNGGAVASQEAIKEIGTNGGGYFNANSAHPFENPTPFTNLFEIFLLLVIPFSLTRTFGRMVGSLKQGYAILATMATIWVGFVALMMWTEFAHHGPAFDIAGGAMEGKETRIGVGASSIFAVSTTLTSTGAVDSFHSSFTGLGGGITILGMQLGEIAPGGTGSGLYGMLIMAVIAVFIAGLMVGRTPEYLGKKIGTREIKFAACYILITPALVLVFTAAAMALPTPGNSMTNSGAHGFSEILYAYTSASNNNGSAFAGLNADTQWFNTTLGLAMALGRFLPMVFVLALAGSLAEQQPVPATAGTLRTEKPLFTGLLVGAILIITGLTYFPALALGPLAEGLAS, from the coding sequence ATGGGTCCCGTACTTGCCGGCATGCTCCAGCTGCTCGCTCTGATAGCGGCACTGGCGCTCGCCTACGTCCCCCTCGGCGACTACATGGCCAAGGTCTACTCCTCCGACAAGCACTGGCGCGTCGAGAAGTGGATCTACAAGGGCATCGGCGCCAATCCGAACACCGAGATGCGCTGGCCCGCCTACCTGCGCGGTGTCCTCGCCTTCTCGGCCGTTTCGGTCCTCTTCCTCTACCTGCTCCAGCGGCTCCAGGGTGTCCTGCCGGGCTCGCTGGGCTTCTCCTCGATCGACCCGGACCAGGCGTTCAACACGGCCGTGTCCTTCGTGACGAACACCAACTGGCAGTCCTACTACGGCGAGCAGGCCATGGGCCACCTCGTCCAGACCGGTGGACTGGCGGTCCAGAACTTCGTCTCGGCGGCCGTCGGCATCGCCGTCGCGGTGGCCCTGGTACGAGGGTTCGCCCGTTCGCGTACCGGTGAGCTGGGCAACTTCTGGTCCGACCTGGTGCGCGGTGTCGTACGCATCCTGCTGCCGTTCTCCGTCGTCGTCGCGGTCGTGCTGGTCGCGTGCGGCGTGATCCAGAACTTCTCCGGCATTCACGAGGTCGGGCAGTTCATGGGCGGGTCCCAGCAGTGGAACGGGGGCGCGGTCGCCTCGCAGGAGGCCATCAAGGAGATCGGCACCAACGGCGGCGGCTACTTCAACGCCAACTCCGCGCACCCCTTCGAGAACCCGACGCCGTTCACCAACCTGTTCGAGATCTTCCTGCTGCTGGTGATCCCGTTCTCGCTGACCCGGACGTTCGGCCGGATGGTCGGCAGCCTGAAGCAGGGCTACGCGATCCTCGCCACCATGGCGACCATCTGGGTCGGCTTCGTCGCCCTGATGATGTGGACGGAGTTCGCCCACCACGGCCCGGCGTTCGACATCGCCGGCGGTGCGATGGAGGGCAAGGAGACCCGTATCGGGGTCGGCGCCTCGTCGATCTTCGCGGTGTCGACGACGCTGACCTCGACGGGGGCGGTGGACTCCTTCCACTCCTCGTTCACTGGGCTCGGCGGCGGGATCACGATCCTGGGCATGCAGTTGGGCGAGATCGCGCCCGGTGGTACCGGCTCCGGCCTCTACGGCATGCTGATCATGGCGGTCATCGCGGTGTTCATCGCCGGTCTTATGGTCGGCCGTACGCCCGAGTACCTGGGCAAGAAGATCGGCACCCGTGAGATCAAGTTCGCGGCCTGCTACATCCTGATCACCCCGGCGCTGGTGCTCGTCTTCACGGCAGCGGCGATGGCGTTGCCGACCCCGGGCAACTCGATGACCAACAGTGGTGCGCACGGCTTCTCCGAGATCCTGTACGCCTACACCTCCGCGTCGAACAACAACGGTTCGGCCTTCGCCGGGCTGAACGCGGACACCCAGTGGTTCAACACGACCCTGGGTCTCGCCATGGCCCTGGGCCGGTTCCTGCCGATGGTGTTCGTCCTCGCGCTGGCAGGTTCGCTGGCCGAGCAGCAGCCGGTGCCGGCGACCGCGGGCACCCTGCGGACCGAGAAGCCCCTGTTCACGGGTCTGCTGGTGGGCGCGATCCTCATCATCACCGGTCTGACCTACTTCCCGGCGCTCGCGCTGGGTCCGCTGGCCGAGGGGCTGGCGTCATGA
- the kdpF gene encoding K(+)-transporting ATPase subunit F, with amino-acid sequence MTAENVVGLIVAVALLGYLVLALIFPERF; translated from the coding sequence GTGACCGCCGAGAACGTTGTCGGCCTGATCGTGGCCGTCGCCCTCCTGGGTTATCTCGTCCTCGCCCTGATCTTCCCGGAGAGGTTCTGA
- the kdpB gene encoding potassium-transporting ATPase subunit KdpB, whose translation MTTRTEKQEDSMSTSTPTRAPHSDVPTGHKDEGRVGAGLFDPKLLLKALPDACRKLDPRVMVKSPVMFVVLVGSVLTTVFSFKDPGDWFGWAISVWLWLTVIFANLAEAVAEGRGKAQADTLRKAKTDTIARRLASDGKSEEQVPGTELRIGDLVVCEAGDIIPGDGDVVEGVASVDESAITGESAPVIRESGGDRSAVTGGTKVLSDRIVVKITTKPGETFIDRMIALVEGAARQKTPNEIALNILLASLTIVFLLAVATLPPFADYAGTHLTMVVLVALLVCLIPTTIGALLSAIGIAGMDRLVQRNVLAMSGRAVEAAGDVSTLLLDKTGTITLGNRQASEFVPVSGTTEAQVADAAQLSSLADETPEGRSIVVLAKEKYGLRERQQGELAGAEWIAFTAQTRMSGVDVDGRKVRKGAAGSVVAWVREQGGEVSEDAGALTDRISEAGGTPLLVAVEDTDGARVLGVIHLKDVVKEGMRERFDELRRMGIKTVMITGDNPLTAKAIAEEAGVDDFLAEATPEDKMALIKREQAGGKLVAMTGDGTNDAPALAQADVGVAMNTGTSAAKEAGNMVDLDSNPTKLIEIVEIGKQLLITRGALTTFSIANDVAKYFAIIPALFAAVYPGLDKLNIMGLSSPDSAILSAVIFNALIIIALVPLALRGVQYKPMSADKMLRRNLTIYGIGGLIAPFIGIKIIDLLISLIPGIG comes from the coding sequence ATGACCACCCGCACAGAGAAGCAAGAGGACTCGATGTCCACATCCACCCCTACCCGGGCGCCGCACAGCGATGTGCCGACCGGCCACAAGGACGAAGGACGCGTCGGTGCGGGTCTGTTCGACCCGAAGCTGCTGCTGAAGGCGCTGCCGGACGCGTGCCGCAAGCTGGATCCGCGGGTGATGGTCAAGTCCCCCGTGATGTTCGTGGTGCTGGTCGGGTCCGTGCTGACGACGGTGTTCTCCTTCAAGGATCCGGGCGACTGGTTCGGCTGGGCCATCAGCGTCTGGCTCTGGCTGACCGTGATCTTCGCCAACCTGGCGGAGGCGGTCGCAGAGGGGCGCGGCAAGGCCCAGGCGGACACACTCCGCAAGGCCAAGACCGACACGATCGCGCGGCGGCTGGCCTCGGACGGCAAATCCGAGGAGCAGGTGCCCGGGACCGAGCTCAGGATCGGCGACCTGGTCGTCTGTGAGGCCGGTGACATCATCCCCGGCGACGGTGATGTCGTCGAGGGCGTCGCGTCGGTGGACGAGTCGGCGATCACTGGTGAGTCGGCTCCCGTGATCCGCGAGTCGGGCGGCGACCGGTCGGCCGTGACCGGCGGTACGAAGGTGCTGTCCGACCGGATCGTCGTCAAGATCACGACGAAGCCCGGCGAGACCTTCATCGACCGCATGATCGCCCTGGTCGAGGGCGCGGCCCGGCAGAAGACGCCGAACGAGATCGCGCTGAACATCCTGCTGGCCTCGCTGACCATCGTGTTCCTGCTGGCGGTGGCGACCCTGCCGCCGTTCGCGGACTACGCGGGCACGCATCTGACGATGGTCGTGCTGGTGGCGCTGCTGGTCTGTCTCATCCCGACCACGATCGGCGCGCTCCTGTCGGCGATCGGCATCGCGGGCATGGACCGGCTGGTGCAGCGCAATGTGCTCGCCATGTCGGGGCGTGCCGTCGAGGCCGCCGGTGACGTCTCGACCCTGCTGCTGGACAAGACGGGCACCATCACGCTGGGCAACCGGCAGGCGTCGGAGTTCGTGCCGGTGAGCGGGACGACGGAGGCCCAGGTCGCGGACGCCGCCCAGCTGTCCTCGCTGGCCGACGAGACGCCCGAGGGCCGCTCCATCGTCGTCCTGGCGAAGGAGAAGTACGGGCTGCGCGAGCGCCAGCAGGGCGAGTTGGCCGGTGCCGAGTGGATCGCCTTCACCGCCCAGACCCGCATGTCGGGCGTGGACGTCGACGGGCGTAAGGTCCGCAAGGGCGCGGCCGGATCGGTCGTCGCCTGGGTGCGGGAGCAGGGCGGCGAGGTGTCCGAGGACGCCGGCGCGCTCACCGACCGGATCTCCGAGGCCGGAGGCACCCCGCTGCTCGTGGCCGTCGAGGACACCGACGGGGCACGGGTGTTGGGCGTCATCCACCTCAAGGACGTCGTCAAGGAGGGCATGCGGGAGCGGTTCGACGAACTGCGCCGCATGGGCATCAAGACGGTCATGATCACGGGCGACAACCCGCTGACCGCCAAGGCGATCGCCGAGGAGGCGGGCGTCGACGACTTCCTCGCGGAGGCGACTCCCGAGGACAAGATGGCCCTCATCAAGCGGGAGCAGGCGGGCGGCAAGCTGGTCGCGATGACGGGTGACGGTACGAACGACGCGCCGGCCCTCGCCCAGGCCGACGTGGGTGTGGCCATGAACACCGGAACCTCGGCAGCCAAGGAGGCCGGGAACATGGTGGACCTGGACTCCAACCCGACGAAGCTGATCGAGATCGTCGAGATCGGCAAGCAACTCCTCATCACCCGGGGCGCGTTGACGACGTTCTCCATCGCCAACGACGTCGCGAAGTACTTTGCGATCATCCCGGCGCTGTTCGCTGCCGTCTATCCGGGCCTGGACAAGCTCAACATCATGGGACTGTCCTCGCCCGACTCCGCGATCCTCTCCGCCGTCATCTTCAACGCGCTGATCATCATCGCGCTGGTGCCGCTCGCGCTGCGAGGCGTGCAGTACAAGCCGATGAGCGCCGACAAGATGCTCCGCCGCAACCTCACGATCTACGGCATCGGCGGCCTGATCGCCCCCTTCATCGGCATCAAGATCATCGACCTGCTCATCTCCCTCATCCCCGGAATCGGCTGA
- a CDS encoding potassium-transporting ATPase subunit C, translating into MNNSVTNTARLLWAGLRALLVLTVVTGVIYPLAVTGVAQALFNDKANGSEIKSEGKVVGSSLIGQSYNLPLKKGEETPAPDLKWFQGRPQNGLGSNSVNTQYKLILSGATNRSGDNKDLIDWVTAAKAAVIKDNSVGGYTVKPADVPADAVTSSGSGLDPDISPEYADLQVHRIAEQNGLTVAQVQKLVDDHTDGRTLGFIGEPRVNVLELNIALKELVAKS; encoded by the coding sequence ATGAACAACTCGGTTACCAACACCGCCCGGTTGCTCTGGGCCGGCCTGCGCGCGCTCCTCGTGCTCACCGTGGTGACGGGCGTCATCTACCCCCTGGCCGTCACCGGTGTCGCCCAGGCCCTGTTCAACGACAAGGCGAACGGCTCGGAGATCAAGTCGGAGGGCAAGGTCGTCGGCTCGTCGCTCATCGGGCAGTCGTACAACCTGCCGTTGAAGAAGGGTGAGGAGACACCGGCTCCCGACCTGAAGTGGTTCCAGGGACGGCCGCAGAACGGCCTCGGCAGCAACAGCGTCAACACCCAGTACAAGCTGATCCTCTCCGGCGCGACCAACCGCTCCGGCGACAACAAGGACCTCATTGACTGGGTGACTGCCGCCAAGGCCGCCGTCATCAAGGACAACTCGGTGGGCGGCTACACGGTCAAGCCCGCCGACGTACCCGCCGACGCGGTCACGTCCTCCGGCTCCGGCCTCGACCCGGACATCTCCCCGGAGTACGCCGACCTCCAGGTCCACCGGATCGCCGAGCAGAACGGACTGACCGTCGCCCAGGTGCAGAAACTGGTCGACGACCACACCGACGGCCGCACCCTCGGCTTCATCGGCGAGCCGCGGGTCAACGTCCTCGAACTCAACATCGCGCTCAAGGAACTCGTGGCGAAGAGCTGA